From a single Okeanomitos corallinicola TIOX110 genomic region:
- a CDS encoding 30S ribosomal protein S1 → MVNQNLTATEIGFTHEDFAALLDKYDYHFSPGDIVPGTVFSIEPRGALIDIGAKTAAYIPIQEMSINRVDAPEEVLQSNETREFFILTDENEDGQLTLSIRRIEYMRAWERVRQLQAEDATVRSGVFATNRGGALVRIEGLRGFIPGSHISTRKPKEELVGEELPLKFLEVDEERNRLVLSHRRALVERKMNRLEVGEVVIGTVRGIKPYGAFIDIGGVSGLLHISEISHEHIDTPHSVFNVNDEVKVMIIDLDAERGRISLSTKQLEPEPGDMIKNRDLVYDKAEEMAAKYREQMLAKQQGLTVAPAEETEVVEGTETVETAETAETEVPVAAEAPAVAEIVEATEAEAPVVAETVEATETTETEVPVTVEE, encoded by the coding sequence ATGGTCAATCAGAATTTAACCGCTACAGAAATTGGATTTACTCACGAAGATTTCGCTGCTCTACTTGATAAGTACGATTATCACTTCAGCCCTGGTGATATTGTACCAGGTACAGTGTTTAGTATAGAGCCGCGCGGCGCTCTGATTGACATTGGTGCGAAAACAGCAGCATACATACCTATACAGGAAATGTCTATTAACCGGGTGGATGCCCCGGAAGAAGTCTTACAATCAAACGAAACACGGGAATTTTTCATCCTCACTGATGAAAACGAAGATGGTCAGTTAACTCTGTCCATTCGTCGTATAGAATACATGAGGGCTTGGGAAAGGGTACGGCAATTACAGGCAGAAGATGCTACCGTACGTTCTGGTGTGTTTGCTACTAATCGTGGCGGTGCATTGGTAAGAATTGAAGGACTCAGAGGTTTTATCCCTGGTTCTCACATTAGTACCCGCAAACCCAAAGAAGAATTAGTAGGGGAAGAATTACCTTTAAAATTCCTAGAAGTAGATGAAGAGCGCAACCGCTTAGTTCTATCCCATCGTCGGGCTTTGGTTGAGCGGAAGATGAACCGCTTAGAAGTAGGGGAAGTCGTCATAGGGACTGTTCGCGGTATCAAACCATACGGTGCATTTATTGATATTGGCGGTGTAAGTGGACTACTTCATATTTCTGAAATTTCCCACGAGCATATTGATACACCACATAGCGTATTTAATGTCAATGATGAAGTGAAAGTAATGATCATTGACTTGGATGCAGAAAGAGGAAGAATATCTCTGTCTACCAAGCAGCTAGAACCCGAACCCGGTGACATGATTAAGAACCGTGATTTAGTCTATGATAAGGCTGAAGAAATGGCGGCTAAGTATAGGGAACAAATGTTAGCTAAACAGCAAGGTCTAACTGTTGCTCCAGCAGAAGAAACTGAAGTTGTTGAGGGAACTGAAACTGTGGAAACAGCAGAAACAGCAGAAACAGAAGTTCCAGTAGCAGCAGAAGCTCCAGCAGTGGCTGAAATTGTAGAAGCAACAGAAGCAGAAGCTCCAGTAGTGGCTGAAACTGTAGAAGCAACAGAAACAACAGAAACAGAAGTTCCTGTAACTGTTGAAGAGTAA
- a CDS encoding photosystem II reaction center protein T, translating to MESVAYILILTLAIGVLFFAIAFREPPRFERKDKD from the coding sequence ATGGAAAGCGTTGCATACATCTTGATCTTGACCTTAGCAATAGGTGTTCTCTTTTTTGCGATCGCCTTTCGCGAACCCCCTCGTTTTGAGAGAAAAGATAAAGACTAA